One Fusobacterium nucleatum genomic window carries:
- a CDS encoding threonylcarbamoyl-AMP synthase, producing the protein MEKYLKIDKISDISDDKWTLLSQEIKKGSLIIYPTDTVYGLGAIVTNEQSINNVYLTKSRSFTSPLIALLSSVDKVEEVAYVSNKNKKLLDKLAKAFWPGALTVILKRKEHIPSIMVSGGDTIGVRIPNLDLAIKIIDLAGGILATTSANISGEATPKSYNELSEAIKSKVDILIDSGECKLGEASTIIDLTSDIPKILRKGAILIEEIEKIIGRVG; encoded by the coding sequence ATGGAAAAATATTTAAAGATTGATAAAATTTCTGATATTAGTGATGATAAGTGGACTTTGTTATCTCAAGAAATAAAAAAAGGTTCACTTATTATCTACCCAACTGATACTGTCTATGGTTTAGGTGCTATTGTTACTAATGAACAAAGTATAAATAATGTCTATCTTACAAAGAGTAGAAGTTTTACTTCTCCTCTTATTGCACTTTTAAGTTCAGTTGATAAGGTTGAAGAAGTTGCCTATGTTTCTAATAAAAATAAGAAACTTTTAGATAAATTAGCCAAAGCTTTTTGGCCAGGGGCATTGACTGTGATATTAAAAAGAAAAGAGCATATACCTAGTATTATGGTTTCTGGTGGGGATACTATTGGTGTAAGAATCCCTAATTTAGATTTAGCTATAAAAATTATAGATTTAGCAGGAGGAATTTTAGCCACAACAAGTGCTAATATTTCAGGGGAAGCTACTCCAAAATCTTATAATGAATTATCTGAGGCTATAAAGTCTAAAGTTGATATTTTAATAGATTCTGGAGAATGTAAATTAGGAGAAGCTTCAACTATAATTGACTTAACTTCTGATATTCCTAAAATACTTAGAAAAGGTGCAATATTGATAGAAGAAATTGAAAAAATAATTGGAAGAGTGGGGTGA
- the glmU gene encoding bifunctional UDP-N-acetylglucosamine diphosphorylase/glucosamine-1-phosphate N-acetyltransferase GlmU, which translates to MKSIIMAAGKGTRMKSDLPKVVHLAHGKPMVVRIIDALNALDVEENILILGHKKEKVLEVLGNDVSYVVQEEQLGTGHAVKQAVPKIKDYDGDVLIINGDIPLIRKQTLINFYNFYKTENADGIILSAIFENPFSYGRVLKEGNKVLRIVEEKEANEEQKKVKEINAGVYIFKAQDLVKALEKINNNNEKGEYYITDVIEILSNENKKVISYSLEDSMEIQGVNSKVELALVSKVLRERKNTSLMEDGVILIDPATAYIDDEVKVGRDTTIYPNVTLQGNTEIGENSEILSGTRIIDSKIYNNVRIESSVIEESIVENGVTIGPYAHLRPKSHLKENVHIGNFVETKKSILEKGVKAGHLTYLGDAHIGEKTNIGAGTITCNYDGKNKFKTEIGKEVFIGSDTMLVAPVNIGDNSLIGAGSVITKDVPSDSLSVERSKQIIKEGWKK; encoded by the coding sequence GAAAACCTATGGTTGTCAGAATCATAGATGCTTTAAATGCTCTTGATGTTGAAGAAAATATCTTAATACTTGGGCATAAGAAAGAAAAAGTTTTAGAAGTTTTAGGAAATGATGTAAGTTATGTTGTTCAAGAAGAACAATTAGGAACAGGACATGCAGTAAAACAAGCTGTTCCAAAGATAAAAGATTATGATGGAGATGTTTTGATAATTAATGGGGATATTCCTCTAATTAGAAAACAAACTTTAATAAACTTCTATAATTTCTATAAAACTGAAAATGCTGATGGTATTATCTTATCTGCTATCTTTGAAAATCCATTTAGTTATGGTAGAGTATTAAAAGAGGGAAACAAAGTTTTAAGAATTGTTGAAGAAAAAGAAGCAAATGAAGAACAAAAGAAAGTTAAAGAAATAAATGCAGGAGTATATATTTTTAAAGCTCAAGATTTAGTTAAAGCTTTAGAAAAAATAAACAATAACAATGAAAAAGGTGAATACTATATAACTGATGTTATAGAAATATTATCTAATGAAAATAAAAAGGTTATTTCATATTCTCTTGAAGACAGCATGGAAATTCAAGGTGTAAATTCAAAAGTTGAGTTAGCACTTGTTTCTAAAGTTTTAAGAGAAAGAAAAAATACTTCTCTTATGGAAGATGGGGTTATCTTAATTGACCCTGCTACTGCATATATTGATGATGAAGTAAAAGTTGGTAGAGACACAACTATCTATCCTAATGTAACTTTACAAGGAAATACAGAAATTGGAGAAAATTCTGAAATATTATCAGGAACTAGAATTATAGACAGTAAAATATATAATAATGTTAGAATTGAAAGCTCTGTCATTGAAGAAAGCATAGTTGAAAATGGTGTAACTATTGGACCTTATGCTCATTTAAGACCAAAATCTCATTTAAAAGAAAATGTACATATTGGTAACTTTGTTGAAACTAAGAAATCCATCCTTGAAAAAGGAGTTAAAGCTGGACACCTAACTTATTTAGGTGATGCTCATATCGGTGAAAAAACTAACATAGGTGCAGGTACTATAACATGTAACTATGATGGTAAAAATAAATTTAAAACAGAAATTGGTAAAGAAGTTTTCATAGGAAGTGACACTATGCTCGTTGCTCCCGTAAATATAGGAGATAACTCCCTTATTGGTGCTGGTTCAGTTATAACAAAAGATGTCCCTAGTGACTCTTTGAGTGTTGAAAGAAGTAAACAAATAATAAAGGAAGGGTGGAAAAAATAA
- a CDS encoding ribose-phosphate diphosphokinase encodes MINFNNVKIFSGSSNLELAKKIAEKSGLQLGKAEIQRFKDGEVYIEIEETVRGRDVFVVQSTSEPVNENLMELLIFVDALKRASAKTINVIIPYYGYARQDRKSKPREPITSKLVANLLTTAGVNRLIAMDLHADQIQGFFDIPVDHMQALPLMARYFKEKGLYGDDVVVVSPDVGGVKRARKLAEKLDCKIAIIDKRRPKPNVAEVMNLIGEVEGKVAIFIDDMIDTAGTITNGADAIAQRGATEVYACCSHAVFSDPAIERLEKSALKEVVITDSIALPERKRIDKVKIISVDSVFAAAIDRITNNKSVSELFE; translated from the coding sequence ATGATAAATTTTAATAATGTTAAAATTTTCTCTGGAAGTTCAAATTTAGAATTAGCCAAAAAAATAGCAGAAAAATCAGGTTTACAACTTGGAAAGGCAGAAATTCAAAGATTCAAAGATGGAGAAGTCTATATTGAAATTGAAGAAACTGTTAGAGGTAGAGATGTATTTGTTGTTCAATCTACTTCAGAACCTGTAAATGAAAATCTTATGGAACTTTTAATATTTGTTGATGCTTTAAAAAGAGCCTCAGCTAAGACAATAAATGTAATTATTCCATATTATGGTTATGCTAGACAAGATAGAAAATCTAAGCCAAGAGAACCAATTACTTCTAAACTTGTTGCCAACTTACTTACAACAGCTGGTGTAAATAGACTTATTGCTATGGATCTACATGCTGACCAAATACAAGGATTCTTTGATATTCCAGTTGACCATATGCAAGCCTTACCTTTAATGGCAAGATATTTTAAAGAAAAAGGTCTTTATGGTGATGATGTTGTCGTAGTTTCTCCTGATGTTGGAGGAGTTAAAAGAGCTAGAAAATTAGCAGAAAAATTAGATTGTAAAATAGCAATTATAGATAAAAGAAGACCAAAACCTAATGTTGCAGAAGTTATGAACCTAATTGGAGAAGTTGAAGGAAAAGTTGCTATATTTATAGATGATATGATAGATACTGCAGGAACTATTACAAATGGTGCTGATGCAATAGCTCAAAGAGGTGCTACAGAAGTGTATGCTTGTTGTTCACATGCAGTATTCTCTGATCCAGCAATAGAAAGATTAGAAAAATCTGCTTTAAAAGAAGTAGTAATTACAGATTCAATAGCTCTACCTGAAAGAAAAAGAATAGACAAAGTTAAAATAATATCAGTAGATTCTGTTTTTGCAGCTGCAATAGACAGAATAACTAACAATAAATCAGTGTCAGAGTTATTTGAATAA